The genomic window CGGTTACCGCACAGAATCGTTAAAAGCCATTACCAAATTACCACCATCTTCTTTAGAAATTGCCGAAAGCTTAGAGCAACTTCGCTGGATCGAAAATGGATTTTATATCCAAACAAAAGTAACTGACTTAGAGACAGTTGCAATAGATACACCAGAAGATTTGTTGAAATTGAATAAATTGCTTAAGGCTTTGAAACTAGACTAAGTTCATTAAACATTGGTTATAAGTTTAGAGGTTAGCGCTACCCTAAACACTAAACGCTCCCCAACTTACCTAATCACCAGTTCCATCTGAATATTACATCGCGTGTATGGTGTGGGCTTACCTGCCACTTTTTGGAAACCTAACTTATGGTAAAGGTTTATGGCTGGTTTTAAAATGGTATTGCTCTCCAAATAAATTTTAGATGCGCCTACAGATTTTGCCTTATCAATAATGGCATTTGCCAATAGAAAGCCTACATTTTTTCCTTGTGCTTTTGGCGATACCGCCATTTTGGCCAGTTCAAAATCATATTCGCCATCATTCATTTTTACTAGTGCACAAACACCCAGGGATTCGCCTTCGTATCGCGCAACCAATATAAAACCTCCTTTATCTAGAATATAGCCCTGCGGATCATCCAAAGCTTTATAATCAGTCTCTTCCATGGTAAAATACTGGGAAATCCACTCTACATTTAGCGACCTGAATATTTCCTGGTATTTGGGCTGGTAATCTACAATCTCAATCTTTAAGCTATCTCTTTCTTTTTTCTTTTCTATTACCCTTCTCAACAAGGTTTTTTGTTCCAATAAAAACTCCCACTCACCTATTGCTTCCCAAAGTTTATTTTGTGACTGGGCCGAAATCTCTTCGATGGCAGCATTTACATCAATCAGCTGATCTTCAATTTTTTTGGAGATCTCTATACCTGCCGGAGAAAGGCTCACCACATTCCTACGGCCATCTGTTTTATCTTTCCCTTCTTTAACGTAACCTTTTTTTAGCATTTCGCTAATGATTTTACTCACCGATGGATGAGAATGGCCAATATCTTTAGCCAGTTCGGTAATTGTTTTTTCTTTCTCTTGCGCCAAAGCATAAAACACAGGAAACCATTTAGGTTGCATATCAATATTATACAACTTATAAATCTGCGCAGCATCTTCGGTTACTTTATCGGTTAGCATTCTTAACCTACTACCTATAGCTACTTTACCAGTTTCTTCGAAAAAATTCATAACAACAATTAATTACGTAATTAGTTACACAACTATAAGAACTAAATTTTGGTTTACAATAGTTTTAATTGCTTGGGGTTAATATTTTAGTATTTTCGTCCTTATATGAAAAAGAAAGCGCTCCTATTTATATTCATTTTATGTAGCTATTCCAGCTTTGCACAAGATGAACCTGGCTTAATGATAAAGACAAACATTTTGAATTTAATAGCAAAAAGGCCTGCAATAGCCATAGAAAAGACTTATTCAAACCTTTATGGTTTGGAGCTCGCTTACACCTCTGGCGAAATTAAAAATCTGGGCTACCGCGATTATCTCCATTACGAAGGCTTCTTGCTTCGCGCAAAGAAATACATCCGCCCGATCAAAAAAAGAGAAGCCAATGCTTTTTATGGAGTTTATTTCGGAAACCTCGACAAAACTGTTGTCTCGCATCGCTCAGTTGATGAAACCGGTATTTTTAGCTGGGGCCGTAACAGGGATTTTAGTGCGGGTTCTTTGCGTTATGGTGGGACATTTGGCGTATCCTTTATTCCGGGAAAACATTTTCTTTTAGAAGGCTTAACAGGCTTAGGTTATGGAGATTATTATCATATTCAAAATAATTTAAAGAATAGGCTCCCAAGTGGTTATTTCGACTTTCAATTGTGGTTATCTATTGGCTATTCCTTTTAAATTTAGGTGATATCATAAAATATGGACATGAACTAAAACATAAAATTTGTAGTTTTGAATATGAGAAATATACCGCTCTTCGTTGCTATCTGTCTGTTAGCGCTCGTTGCCTGTAATTCGAACAGCAAAAAGGAAACCAATGCCATTGAGTTTAAAAATGTTAACCAGTGCCTCGCGAAATCTTTTTCCGATTTAAAACGCTTGGACACTTTTAAGATCGAGCTTAATGGCCGGAAACCTGAAGAAATGGTATTGAATTTTACAATCAAAAATGCTGACGGAAAAGAAATTTACAATACCAAAATAAAAGGAACTGAGTTATTGGGCAGTACCGATCCAAATGTTGACCTATCAAAAGAAAAAGACCAGATTATTTTCTTGAAAACCATTGCCGATGATTTTTTTAGCGATGATAATTTTCTTGAACCTGCTGTAATGCCTGAAGATAAAGCTGATAATTACACACCCGACAAAGCACTTTACGAAGAATTAAAAAAATCGGGACTGAATGGTTTTAAGTATCGTTTAGGAAAAGAAAACAACATTTACATTGCCTGGAGCGAAAAAGAGCAGAAAGTGAAGATTTATTATAACTGTTGCTAATAGATATAAATCAATGCCAGGAATTTAAAAATGAAAAGATCTGAATTAATTGCAAACCGATTAAGGGCGGTTTTTCTAAATGGGTATTGGATTGCCAATACCAACTATAAGGATCAATTATTGAACATTACCTGGCACCACGCCATACATCAGGTAGCAGATTTAAATACGATTGCAGCTTTAACTTATCACATCAATTATTACTTGGTTGGCATTTTAAACGTATTTAAGGGCGGCCCTTTAGAAATTAAAGATCAATATAGTTTCGACCTACAGCCAATACAATCAGAAGAAGATTGGAAAAAACTGGTGGAAGAATTTTTGGCAAATTCGGCAGCTTTTGCTGATAAAGTAGCACAAATGCCAGATGAAAAATTAGATGAGGTATTTGAAAATGAAAAGTACGGTACCTATCTGCATAACATAGAAGGTGTAATTGAACACAGTTACTATCATTTGGGACAGATTGTACTGATCAAAAAACTGATTTTGGCAACAGGAAAATAAAATGCCATCACTCTCTGTGTTAGGCTACCCCTCTTGTTTTCGTTAGGTGTAATTGAACACAGTTACTATCATTTGGGACAGATTGTACTGATCAAAAAACTGATTTTGGCAACAGGAAAATAAAATGCCATCACTCTCTGTGTTAGGCTACCCCTCTTGTTTTCGTTATTAAAAAATATTTTAATATTTATTTTTAAACTAAATAAATAGTTGTACTTTAGGGCACGTAACCAACCACAAATTATTTAACGTTTCTCAACAACATAAATGCTCAAGCAACTCTTCTCGGCTCTTATTTTTTTATTGTTATGTCTTCCTGCTCTGGCGCAAAATGCAAGTATAAAAGGCGTTGTGGTTGATACCGTCGAAAAAACAAAATTACAGAACAGCTCTATCCTGCTAATAAGAAGCAAAGATTCCATTTTAGTTAAAGATGCACGGACCAAGGTTAACGGTGAATTCGAGTTTTCGAATTTAAAAAAAGGAAATTATACCCTGGTGGTCACTTTTCCGAGGATGGCCGATTATATAAGAGATATCCAACTGTCCGATTCATCAAAATTTAACCTGGGTAATATCGCGATGGATAGCAAAGCTACGCTTTTAAACGAAGTGGTAATTAAAGCCCAAAAGCAGGCTATTAGTATGAAGGGCGATACCATAACTTACCAGGCAGATAGTTTTGCGGTAAAACCACATGCTAATCTACAGGATTTATTAAGACGCTTACCTGGAATTGAGGTTGATAAAGATGGCGCCATAAAAGCTGGTGGAAAAGATGTAAATACGCTTTTGGTCGACGGAGAAGAATTTTTTGGCGACGATCCACTTCTGGCCCAGAAATACCTTAAAGCCAATGCGGTGAGTGAAGTTCAGGTTTATGATAAAAAAAGCAAAGAGGAAGAATTATCTGGTATAAAAGAAGGTGATGCCAAAGAGAAGGTGATGAACATCAAACTCAAGGAAAACGCCAAAAATGGATATCTCAGCACCTTGGATGCCAATAGCGATCTTAAGCATTATAAAAATATAGGCGGCATGGCGGGCATTTATAAAAACAAATTAAAAGCCGCGGTTTTTGGTTCTAATTCCAATACCAATCAAGATTCGAAAGCCAGTGCTGCTATGAGCAAGTTAAAAGGCAATGATTATGATGTTATTGAAGTTGGTGATGACGGCAGTACAGTAATGATCAGTTATGGAGGCAGCCGTGATGAAGATGATTTTTCACCATCAAATGGACTCCCTGATGTAACAGGATATGGTGCACATTTTTCTAACAAATGGAACGAAAACAAAGTTGGCCTAAAACTCAATTACAAAGGCAGTGACAGAAACATCTTAGACAGAACAACTTCGAAAAACCAGTCGTTACTGCCCAACGGAAC from Flavobacterium sp. W4I14 includes these protein-coding regions:
- a CDS encoding putative damage-inducible protein DinB (product_source=COG2318; cath_funfam=3.90.25.10; cog=COG2318; pfam=PF12867; superfamily=109854) — protein: MKRSELIANRLRAVFLNGYWIANTNYKDQLLNITWHHAIHQVADLNTIAALTYHINYYLVGILNVFKGGPLEIKDQYSFDLQPIQSEEDWKKLVEEFLANSAAFADKVAQMPDEKLDEVFENEKYGTYLHNIEGVIEHSYYHLGQIVLIKKLILATGK
- a CDS encoding DNA-binding MarR family transcriptional regulator/GNAT superfamily N-acetyltransferase (product_source=COG1846/COG0454; cath_funfam=1.10.10.10,3.40.630.30; cog=COG0454,COG1846; pfam=PF00583,PF12802; smart=SM00347; superfamily=46785,55729) → MNFFEETGKVAIGSRLRMLTDKVTEDAAQIYKLYNIDMQPKWFPVFYALAQEKEKTITELAKDIGHSHPSVSKIISEMLKKGYVKEGKDKTDGRRNVVSLSPAGIEISKKIEDQLIDVNAAIEEISAQSQNKLWEAIGEWEFLLEQKTLLRRVIEKKKERDSLKIEIVDYQPKYQEIFRSLNVEWISQYFTMEETDYKALDDPQGYILDKGGFILVARYEGESLGVCALVKMNDGEYDFELAKMAVSPKAQGKNVGFLLANAIIDKAKSVGASKIYLESNTILKPAINLYHKLGFQKVAGKPTPYTRCNIQMELVIR
- a CDS encoding hypothetical protein (product_source=Hypo-rule applied; cleavage_site_network=SignalP-noTM; superfamily=81324), which encodes MKKKALLFIFILCSYSSFAQDEPGLMIKTNILNLIAKRPAIAIEKTYSNLYGLELAYTSGEIKNLGYRDYLHYEGFLLRAKKYIRPIKKREANAFYGVYFGNLDKTVVSHRSVDETGIFSWGRNRDFSAGSLRYGGTFGVSFIPGKHFLLEGLTGLGYGDYYHIQNNLKNRLPSGYFDFQLWLSIGYSF
- a CDS encoding hypothetical protein (product_source=Hypo-rule applied) gives rise to the protein MRNIPLFVAICLLALVACNSNSKKETNAIEFKNVNQCLAKSFSDLKRLDTFKIELNGRKPEEMVLNFTIKNADGKEIYNTKIKGTELLGSTDPNVDLSKEKDQIIFLKTIADDFFSDDNFLEPAVMPEDKADNYTPDKALYEELKKSGLNGFKYRLGKENNIYIAWSEKEQKVKIYYNCC